Proteins encoded by one window of Nitrospirota bacterium:
- the amrS gene encoding AmmeMemoRadiSam system radical SAM enzyme has translation MKEAMLYERSDNQKVKCHLCNHYCTILKGKRGTCGVRENRDGTLYSLVYGKVIATHIDPIEKKPLFHFMPGSRSYSIATVGCNFHCNHCQNYDISQYPKEHGGIIPGRDMTIGQIVSEAEKTRCESISYTYTEPTIFFELAYETSKLAKERGIKNVFVSNGYTSPEATRLIAPYLDGNNIDLKSFSDEHYKKVCGAKLQPVLDTIRLMKESGVWVEVTTLIIPTYNDSEDELRKIAAFINSVDASIPWHVTQFYPTYKLLDQPRTPIKTLRRAREIGVEEGLRYVYEGNVPGEGGENTYCYRCGELLIQRYGFFINKNIIKNSRCPRCDAVIDGVGM, from the coding sequence ATGAAAGAGGCAATGCTGTATGAAAGGTCAGATAATCAAAAGGTAAAATGTCATCTCTGTAACCACTACTGTACAATCCTTAAAGGCAAAAGGGGAACATGCGGTGTCAGGGAAAACAGGGATGGGACACTTTATTCTCTTGTATATGGAAAAGTAATCGCTACTCACATAGACCCTATCGAGAAAAAACCACTCTTTCATTTTATGCCAGGCTCCCGTTCTTATTCAATCGCAACCGTTGGATGTAATTTCCACTGCAACCACTGTCAGAACTACGATATCTCTCAGTATCCTAAAGAACATGGCGGGATAATTCCAGGCAGGGATATGACTATAGGGCAGATTGTATCTGAGGCTGAAAAGACGAGGTGTGAAAGTATATCATACACATATACAGAACCAACTATATTTTTTGAACTGGCATATGAGACCTCAAAACTCGCAAAAGAACGAGGTATAAAAAATGTATTTGTGAGTAATGGTTATACAAGCCCTGAGGCAACAAGGCTCATCGCCCCATATCTTGATGGAAACAATATTGACCTTAAGTCATTCAGCGATGAACACTATAAAAAGGTATGTGGTGCAAAACTCCAACCTGTGCTTGATACAATCAGGTTAATGAAGGAATCAGGTGTCTGGGTAGAGGTGACTACACTTATCATACCCACATATAACGACTCAGAGGATGAGTTAAGGAAGATTGCAGCCTTTATAAACTCAGTGGATGCCTCAATCCCATGGCATGTTACTCAATTCTACCCCACCTATAAACTCCTCGATCAACCACGAACACCTATAAAAACACTCAGAAGGGCAAGAGAGATCGGTGTAGAGGAAGGATTAAGATATGTTTATGAAGGGAATGTGCCAGGTGAGGGTGGTGAGAATACATACTGCTACAGGTGCGGAGAACTCCTGATTCAGCGCTATGGATTCTTTATAAATAAGAATATTATAAAGAACTCAAGGTGTCCAAGATGTGATGCGGTAATTGATGGTGTAGGGATGTGA